In Holophagales bacterium, one DNA window encodes the following:
- a CDS encoding sigma-54-dependent Fis family transcriptional regulator: MAARLLVVEDHDPLRRLLERALGRAGHVVVSAADCAAARSALEGAVSAPFDLVLTDLRLPDGSGLEVLQEARAAFPAMPVVVITAFGSVSTAVEAMKLGAVDFLEKPVALDELYRRIDTLLAGRGESDGYDPPGGAPRIVGSHPRLRAALRLLERVAPTESTVLLTGESGTGKELFARALHALSPRSAGPFVAINCAAIPETLLENELFGHERGAFTGAVRRQPGRFELAAGGTLLLDEIGELPLAMQGKVLRVLEERTFERVGGGATLRADVRLVAATNRKLREMVDRGELRADLYFRLEVFPVELPPLRERASDLPALTRHLLHLSAERHRLPEPELAPDALAVLAAQAWPGNVRELANLLERLVILHPGERVGERGVADLLGGKSETEVERLRRVLRETDGDRHLAAGRLGWSLRTLQRRIRELDLGGFPQYRD, encoded by the coding sequence ATGGCGGCGCGTCTGCTGGTGGTCGAGGACCACGACCCGCTGCGGCGCTTGCTCGAGCGCGCGCTCGGTCGCGCCGGTCATGTCGTCGTCTCGGCCGCCGACTGCGCTGCCGCGCGATCGGCGCTGGAAGGTGCCGTGAGCGCGCCGTTCGACCTCGTCCTCACCGACCTGCGGCTGCCCGATGGCTCGGGGCTCGAGGTGCTGCAGGAAGCGCGTGCCGCCTTCCCGGCAATGCCGGTCGTCGTCATCACCGCCTTCGGCAGCGTGTCGACGGCGGTCGAAGCGATGAAGCTCGGCGCCGTCGATTTCCTCGAGAAGCCCGTGGCGCTCGACGAGCTCTATCGCCGCATCGACACCCTGCTCGCCGGTCGCGGCGAAAGCGACGGCTACGACCCGCCCGGCGGTGCGCCGCGCATCGTCGGCTCTCATCCGCGTCTGCGCGCCGCCCTCCGCCTCCTGGAGCGGGTCGCCCCGACGGAGAGCACCGTCCTGCTCACCGGCGAGAGCGGCACCGGCAAGGAGCTCTTCGCGCGCGCGCTCCACGCCCTGTCGCCGCGGTCGGCGGGGCCGTTCGTGGCGATCAACTGCGCGGCGATCCCCGAGACACTCCTCGAGAACGAGCTCTTCGGTCACGAACGCGGTGCCTTCACCGGCGCGGTGCGCCGCCAGCCCGGCCGCTTCGAGCTCGCCGCCGGGGGCACGCTGCTGCTCGACGAGATCGGCGAGCTGCCGCTCGCCATGCAGGGCAAAGTGCTGCGGGTCCTCGAGGAGCGCACCTTCGAGCGGGTCGGCGGCGGTGCGACCTTGCGCGCCGACGTGCGGCTGGTGGCGGCCACCAACCGGAAGCTGCGCGAGATGGTCGATCGCGGTGAGCTGCGCGCCGACCTCTACTTCCGGCTCGAGGTCTTCCCGGTCGAGCTGCCGCCGCTGCGCGAGCGGGCGAGCGACCTGCCGGCGCTCACCCGCCATCTGCTGCACCTCTCCGCCGAGCGGCACCGCCTTCCCGAGCCCGAGCTCGCGCCGGATGCCCTGGCCGTGCTCGCCGCGCAGGCCTGGCCAGGCAATGTGCGCGAGCTGGCCAATCTGCTCGAGCGGCTGGTGATTCTCCACCCCGGCGAGCGGGTCGGCGAGCGGGGGGTCGCGGACCTTCTCGGCGGCAAGAGCGAGACGGAGGTCGAGCGGCTGCGGCGCGTGCTGCGGGAAACCGACGGCGATCGACATCTCGCCGCCGGGCGGCTCGGCTGGAGCCTCCGCACCCTGCAGCGCCGGATTCGCGAGCTCGACCTCGGGGGGTTCCCGCAGTATCGAGATTGA
- a CDS encoding L-seryl-tRNA(Sec) selenium transferase produces MSASRHEDPRRRLPAIERLLTTPGLEPVVGLYGRERVAIHLRPRLEALRVRLAEGELAAEGELEAALADLPAQLVASLEGELGAPLRRVINATGVLLHTNLGRAPLPREVAQALPSLLDASCDLEIDLATGTRGDRNSRVGLLLAALTGGEAGLVVNNNAAALVLALATFASGREVLVSRGELVEIGGSFRIPDILAAAGARLVEVGTTNRTHLRDFEQAIGPATAMLLKVHTSNYRITGFVAEVETAALAALAGRTGLPLLVDEGSGLLRPHAAPQLAGHPSVAELLAAGADLVCGSGDKLLGGPQAGLICGRRERIERCHRHPLYRALRPDRTTLAALEGVLRRHLAGRPLPLDRLWPEPAAHRRRLAHWAGRLGAEIVAGEAFLGGGAAPERPIPGEVLSLSGGEARLAALRCGEPAVVGYARGGRCLLDLRTVDPADDEALALAVERTG; encoded by the coding sequence ATGTCCGCATCCCGACACGAGGACCCGCGACGCCGCCTGCCGGCGATCGAACGCCTGCTGACGACGCCGGGTCTCGAGCCGGTCGTCGGATTATACGGACGGGAGCGTGTCGCCATCCACCTTCGCCCGCGACTGGAGGCATTGCGGGTGCGCCTGGCGGAGGGCGAGCTCGCCGCCGAAGGCGAGCTCGAGGCGGCCCTGGCCGACCTTCCCGCCCAGCTCGTGGCCAGCCTGGAAGGCGAGCTCGGCGCACCGCTTCGCCGGGTGATCAACGCCACCGGGGTGCTGCTCCACACGAATCTGGGCCGGGCGCCCCTGCCGCGGGAGGTCGCCCAGGCGCTCCCGTCGCTCCTCGACGCCTCGTGTGATCTGGAGATCGACCTCGCCACCGGCACGCGAGGCGACCGCAATTCCCGCGTCGGGCTGCTCCTCGCGGCGCTGACCGGCGGCGAGGCCGGCCTCGTGGTGAACAACAACGCCGCGGCGCTCGTCCTGGCGCTCGCCACCTTCGCCTCCGGGCGCGAGGTGCTCGTCTCGCGAGGGGAGCTGGTCGAGATCGGCGGGTCGTTCCGCATTCCCGACATCCTGGCTGCCGCAGGTGCCCGGCTGGTCGAAGTCGGGACGACCAATCGGACCCACCTGCGTGACTTCGAACAGGCGATCGGCCCGGCGACGGCGATGCTGCTCAAGGTGCACACGAGCAACTACCGCATCACCGGCTTCGTCGCCGAGGTCGAGACCGCGGCGCTCGCGGCGCTGGCCGGAAGAACCGGCCTGCCGCTGCTGGTCGACGAAGGGAGCGGTCTCCTGCGGCCGCACGCTGCCCCCCAGCTCGCCGGGCATCCGAGCGTTGCCGAGCTGCTCGCGGCTGGAGCCGACCTGGTCTGCGGCAGCGGCGACAAGCTCCTCGGCGGGCCACAAGCCGGACTGATCTGCGGTCGACGGGAGCGGATCGAGCGTTGCCACCGTCATCCGCTTTACCGTGCCTTGCGTCCCGACCGCACCACGCTGGCGGCGCTCGAAGGGGTGCTGCGGCGCCATCTCGCGGGGCGCCCTCTGCCGCTCGACCGGCTCTGGCCCGAGCCGGCGGCCCATCGACGGCGACTCGCCCACTGGGCGGGACGACTCGGCGCGGAGATCGTCGCCGGCGAGGCCTTCCTCGGGGGAGGCGCGGCGCCCGAGCGGCCGATCCCCGGCGAGGTGCTGTCGCTGTCGGGCGGCGAGGCGCGGCTGGCGGCGCTGCGTTGTGGCGAGCCGGCGGTGGTGGGTTACGCGCGCGGCGGACGCTGCCTGCTCGACCTGCGCACGGTCGATCCAGCCGACGACGAGGCGCTCGCCCTCGCCGTCGAACGGACCGGGTGA
- a CDS encoding tetratricopeptide repeat protein translates to MLKPAPLFALLLTAAVAVGAPVNYGAAIERQRARVTAEPTNAGARNDLGNLLVLVGDFAGAEAAYREAIAIEPKRAATHFNLGLLLQERGDHATAMLQFRKTIDLAPDHAWARYQMGVTYAHWHLKALAVRAYSQAIALDPRLGDPRYNPHLIANPLATQSMLRAYRRDLPQAQAPTVFDDASGVARMLIFDNPPKAEGSTTKPAPTAPAPPVAQVTGRSAAGARSVTPASLPVASGEEKPVPPVEGSDENAEGGGYLEVKEVGGERLPSAGVPALGVLTPGEGRGTEEEPSATIETPTLPPTPVPVPTARPTPTPFAPGTTRPGAGFDPTPTSTGRMTTEVVPLGR, encoded by the coding sequence TTGCTCAAGCCCGCCCCGCTCTTCGCTCTCCTGCTCACCGCGGCCGTGGCCGTCGGCGCGCCAGTCAACTACGGCGCGGCGATCGAGCGACAGCGCGCCCGTGTCACCGCCGAACCCACCAACGCCGGCGCTCGCAACGACCTCGGCAATCTGCTGGTGCTGGTCGGCGATTTCGCCGGGGCCGAGGCGGCCTATCGCGAGGCGATCGCCATCGAGCCCAAGCGCGCCGCCACCCACTTCAACCTCGGCCTGCTGTTGCAAGAGCGCGGCGACCACGCGACGGCGATGCTGCAGTTCCGCAAGACGATCGATCTGGCTCCCGACCACGCCTGGGCCCGCTACCAGATGGGTGTGACCTACGCACACTGGCACCTGAAGGCCCTGGCCGTCCGTGCCTATTCGCAGGCGATCGCGCTCGACCCGCGACTCGGCGACCCTCGCTACAACCCGCACCTGATCGCCAATCCGCTGGCCACGCAGTCGATGCTGCGGGCCTACCGCCGCGACCTGCCGCAGGCGCAGGCCCCGACCGTCTTCGACGACGCTTCGGGGGTCGCCCGGATGCTCATTTTCGACAATCCGCCGAAGGCCGAGGGGAGCACCACGAAGCCCGCACCGACCGCTCCGGCGCCTCCGGTCGCTCAAGTGACCGGCCGGAGTGCGGCCGGCGCGCGGAGCGTGACTCCGGCCTCGCTGCCGGTCGCCTCGGGGGAAGAGAAGCCGGTTCCGCCCGTCGAGGGCAGCGACGAGAACGCCGAAGGCGGCGGCTACCTCGAGGTCAAGGAGGTGGGCGGCGAGCGGTTGCCGTCCGCCGGCGTTCCCGCACTCGGCGTGCTCACGCCCGGCGAGGGGCGCGGAACGGAAGAAGAGCCGTCGGCGACGATCGAGACGCCGACCCTCCCGCCGACACCGGTCCCGGTCCCGACCGCCCGGCCGACCCCGACGCCGTTCGCTCCCGGAACCACGCGCCCGGGAGCCGGCTTCGACCCGACGCCGACGAGCACCGGGCGGATGACCACCGAGGTCGTGCCGCTCGGCCGCTGA
- a CDS encoding integrase family protein has product MPKRAAAILTDTACRSARPKAGGDIRLRDGSCPGLSLRVRPAGSRAFVLDVTRAGKRISDLAIGDYDPAPPRSRADLGARSAALLALKPWEVAPFGITLAEARARAERIRAFVRAGGDPVEERQAARAAEVAERVAAQRDADGISPAGSLGDLAQRWLDYQRREGRSTAAIRAAELALERDVLPHLRNRQAGEVTRAELAKIAEGIAEGRGARRKRPGQPAPVAARNTVKLLSRIYAYGLDIDFPGVAGDPAARLARRHGSAARRDRVLSPGELRAFWRATGEQPPALRAFARLLLLTGLRRDELLGARWDEIVRDEAGTWLAIPGLRMKGGKPHAAPLSRLALSELALLSQFREGEVLFPGRSGGDAPMREAFYYRKRLAVRVADLLDVPSPDPRPWTWHDLRRTARTILAAAGADEVPAELLLAHVPPALRGVAGAYNRHRYRAELQAVAELLAERVAQAVEEEIAAPAVGEVLPFTRRA; this is encoded by the coding sequence ATGCCCAAGCGAGCCGCCGCAATCCTCACGGACACAGCCTGTCGGAGTGCTAGGCCGAAGGCCGGAGGCGACATCCGCCTACGGGATGGCTCCTGCCCAGGCCTCTCGCTCCGGGTCCGCCCGGCCGGCTCTCGCGCTTTCGTTCTCGACGTAACCCGGGCCGGCAAGCGAATCTCCGATCTCGCCATCGGCGACTACGACCCGGCCCCACCGCGAAGCCGCGCCGATCTCGGCGCCCGATCCGCTGCCCTGCTCGCGCTAAAGCCGTGGGAGGTAGCCCCTTTTGGTATCACGCTCGCCGAAGCGCGAGCCAGAGCGGAACGCATTCGCGCTTTCGTTCGTGCCGGCGGCGATCCAGTCGAAGAACGGCAGGCGGCGCGAGCGGCGGAGGTAGCCGAGAGGGTCGCTGCCCAGCGCGACGCCGACGGGATTTCGCCGGCCGGCTCGCTTGGGGACCTCGCACAGCGGTGGCTCGACTATCAGCGACGCGAAGGCCGCTCGACCGCGGCGATCCGCGCTGCCGAACTAGCGCTTGAGCGCGACGTGTTGCCGCACCTGCGCAACCGCCAAGCCGGCGAGGTAACGCGCGCCGAGCTGGCGAAGATCGCCGAAGGCATCGCCGAAGGTCGCGGGGCTCGACGCAAGCGCCCGGGCCAGCCCGCTCCGGTCGCCGCACGCAACACGGTAAAGCTGCTCTCGCGCATCTATGCCTACGGTCTCGACATCGACTTCCCAGGCGTCGCCGGGGACCCCGCTGCGCGGCTCGCGAGGCGCCACGGCTCCGCAGCCCGACGCGATCGAGTGCTGTCTCCGGGGGAACTGCGCGCGTTCTGGCGAGCCACTGGCGAGCAACCGCCTGCTCTTCGCGCCTTCGCGCGACTTCTGCTCTTGACCGGCCTCCGGCGGGATGAGCTACTCGGCGCCCGGTGGGATGAGATCGTGCGCGATGAGGCGGGAACGTGGCTCGCTATCCCCGGCTTGCGCATGAAGGGCGGCAAGCCACACGCGGCACCGCTCTCGCGCCTCGCACTCTCCGAGCTGGCACTGCTCTCTCAGTTTCGCGAAGGCGAGGTTCTCTTTCCCGGTCGCAGTGGAGGTGACGCGCCAATGCGCGAGGCGTTCTACTACCGCAAGCGGCTCGCAGTTCGCGTCGCCGACCTGCTCGACGTTCCATCGCCGGACCCTCGCCCGTGGACATGGCACGACCTTAGGCGCACTGCGCGAACGATCCTCGCCGCTGCCGGCGCCGACGAAGTGCCCGCCGAGCTTCTGCTCGCCCACGTCCCGCCCGCGCTGCGAGGCGTGGCCGGCGCCTACAACCGCCACCGCTACCGCGCCGAGCTGCAAGCGGTCGCCGAGTTGCTCGCCGAGCGCGTCGCGCAGGCCGTCGAGGAGGAGATCGCCGCGCCCGCTGTCGGTGAGGTTCTGCCCTTCACCCGCCGCGCATGA
- a CDS encoding AlpA family phage regulatory protein, which translates to MIRPSDPRAREITGLARVSLYRAVGRGELPRPRKLGARASGWLHSELVAFRDRFVAKDAA; encoded by the coding sequence ATCATCCGACCGTCCGACCCGCGCGCAAGAGAGATAACGGGCCTTGCGCGGGTGAGTCTCTATCGCGCAGTAGGTCGCGGTGAGCTTCCTCGACCCCGGAAACTCGGCGCTCGCGCCTCTGGCTGGCTCCACAGTGAGCTTGTGGCCTTCCGCGACCGTTTTGTCGCGAAGGATGCCGCATGA
- a CDS encoding DUF1376 domain-containing protein: MSRRLPYLRIFVSDELVLGQGLTAQEFGARMRLLFRAWMNEGKLPNDPKRLAAWAGVNGGRWNEISETVLADHFKLAGHELIASNLVQQLDDDSARIEASRRGGKRSAELRGSALEAPSALTSSAPEVRFNPQRTTFQHNANAAQSDQSAPASPSADLALYVSAMRESWPRWQDELALERELFKLQSLLPPLAEFRRIVADAVRQAGDGWREQNAKFCPSPAKWIANGRWRDRAPSQMRKPRERTAADARLEILHTMGEALNDGRIDQARFDAGLEEVNKATTAPEVMRIGMPYCQPDIADAA; the protein is encoded by the coding sequence ATGAGCCGCCGACTTCCGTACCTGCGCATCTTCGTCTCGGACGAGCTGGTTCTCGGCCAGGGACTCACGGCCCAGGAGTTTGGCGCGCGGATGCGCTTGCTCTTTCGCGCGTGGATGAACGAGGGGAAGCTCCCGAACGATCCGAAACGGCTGGCCGCATGGGCCGGAGTGAACGGCGGCCGGTGGAATGAGATCTCGGAAACCGTGCTGGCCGACCACTTCAAGCTTGCTGGTCATGAGCTCATCGCATCCAACCTCGTCCAGCAGCTAGATGACGACAGCGCCCGCATTGAAGCATCCAGGCGCGGGGGCAAGAGGTCCGCCGAGCTAAGGGGCAGTGCACTCGAAGCCCCCTCAGCGTTGACCTCAAGTGCACCTGAAGTACGCTTCAACCCACAACGCACCACATTTCAGCACAACGCCAACGCAGCGCAGTCTGATCAAAGCGCACCGGCTTCGCCGTCGGCTGATCTTGCCCTATACGTGAGCGCGATGCGCGAAAGCTGGCCGAGGTGGCAGGACGAACTCGCCCTAGAGCGAGAACTCTTCAAGCTGCAATCGCTCCTCCCGCCGCTCGCCGAGTTCCGCCGAATCGTGGCTGATGCGGTACGGCAGGCCGGCGACGGATGGCGCGAGCAGAACGCGAAGTTCTGTCCTTCCCCGGCGAAATGGATCGCTAACGGACGCTGGCGTGACCGCGCGCCGTCTCAAATGCGAAAGCCGCGAGAGCGCACCGCAGCGGACGCACGACTGGAGATCCTGCACACGATGGGTGAAGCCCTAAATGACGGACGGATTGACCAGGCGCGATTTGACGCCGGCCTGGAAGAGGTGAACAAGGCAACCACGGCCCCTGAGGTCATGCGCATAGGGATGCCGTATTGCCAGCCGGATATCGCCGATGCTGCGTAA
- the ychF gene encoding redox-regulated ATPase YchF, protein MQFGILGLPKAGKTTLFNTLTASREETGKFAASDRTHMAMAKVPDDRLARLRDLFNPKRYVPATVEYVDIPGIAKGEAAESLDLAKLKTVDALMHVVRAFDDPEIEHPDGSVDARRDIATLDLELILADHSLVERRIDRLDKAIKRGLSPQEEREKKLLVETILPALEAETPLRRLGLSGDDERMLRGFQLLSAKPMLVVVNVGEGDVASAKPEDFGLGGGDDTVHGVVVSAPIELEISRLTAEEQREFLADLGLAEPSLDRVIRASYGLLGVISFFTVGEDEVRAWTIRRGTVAKEAAGTIHSDIERGFIRAEVVRWDDLLAHRTLAACRDKALLRLEGKEYLVHDGDVVHFRFNV, encoded by the coding sequence ATGCAGTTCGGCATCCTCGGCCTGCCCAAGGCCGGCAAGACGACACTCTTCAACACCCTGACCGCGTCGCGCGAGGAGACCGGCAAGTTCGCGGCCTCCGATCGCACCCACATGGCGATGGCGAAGGTCCCCGACGACCGCCTGGCGCGGTTGCGCGACCTCTTCAACCCCAAGCGCTATGTCCCGGCGACCGTCGAGTACGTCGACATCCCGGGGATCGCCAAGGGCGAGGCGGCCGAAAGCCTCGATCTCGCCAAGCTCAAGACGGTCGACGCCCTGATGCACGTCGTGCGCGCGTTCGACGACCCGGAAATCGAGCACCCGGACGGCTCGGTGGATGCCCGGCGCGACATCGCGACGCTCGACCTCGAGCTCATCCTCGCCGACCACTCGCTCGTCGAACGGCGGATCGACCGCCTCGACAAGGCGATCAAGCGAGGGCTCTCGCCGCAGGAGGAGCGCGAGAAGAAGCTCCTCGTCGAGACCATCCTGCCGGCGCTCGAGGCCGAGACCCCGCTGCGTCGCCTCGGTCTTTCCGGGGACGACGAGCGGATGCTGCGCGGCTTTCAACTGCTCTCGGCCAAGCCGATGCTCGTCGTGGTCAACGTCGGCGAAGGCGACGTGGCGAGCGCCAAGCCCGAGGATTTCGGGCTGGGGGGCGGCGACGACACCGTCCACGGGGTGGTGGTCAGCGCACCGATCGAGCTCGAGATCTCGCGACTCACAGCGGAGGAGCAGCGCGAGTTCCTCGCCGACCTCGGACTTGCCGAGCCCAGCCTCGACCGGGTGATCCGCGCGAGCTACGGCCTGCTCGGCGTCATCTCGTTCTTCACCGTCGGCGAAGACGAAGTGCGTGCCTGGACGATTCGCCGCGGCACCGTCGCCAAGGAGGCGGCCGGCACGATCCACTCCGACATCGAGCGCGGCTTCATCCGCGCCGAAGTGGTGCGCTGGGACGACCTGCTCGCCCACCGCACCCTCGCCGCCTGTCGCGACAAGGCGCTGTTGCGGCTCGAGGGGAAGGAGTACCTCGTGCACGACGGCGACGTCGTGCACTTCCGGTTCAACGTGTAG
- a CDS encoding DUF362 domain-containing protein, with protein MSVRGLTRRELVGAGLALGTLSLSACRPRAETRVFVGKATDYARDLTPLLLDALAELGVDRTEVAGRRVLLKPNLVEARPAAPINTHPQVVRAAAEAFRRLGAAEVRVGEGPGHCRDTRRVLEASGLAEVLRHDKLTFVDLNRQPGFVTPNAGGRSGLTRLTLPQALVESDLVVSLAKMKTHHWAGVTLSMKNLFGVMPGSYYGWPKNVLHYAGLEETILDITATVRPQLAIVDGIVGMEGDGPIMGDPRPAGVLVVGRNATAVDATAARLMGVDPLRVRYLAAANGWLGPIDAAAIDQVGERLAGLVTPFRLVAAIPGMRGLAGPGLDY; from the coding sequence ATGAGCGTCCGGGGGCTGACCCGCCGTGAGCTCGTCGGCGCCGGACTGGCGCTCGGAACCCTGTCGCTCAGCGCCTGCCGACCGCGTGCCGAGACCCGCGTCTTCGTTGGCAAGGCGACCGACTACGCACGCGATCTCACGCCACTGCTCCTCGACGCGCTCGCCGAGCTCGGCGTCGACCGCACCGAGGTCGCCGGCCGGCGCGTGCTCCTCAAGCCGAACCTCGTCGAGGCACGTCCGGCCGCGCCGATCAACACCCACCCGCAGGTGGTGCGAGCCGCGGCCGAGGCGTTTCGCCGGCTCGGCGCCGCCGAGGTGCGCGTCGGCGAGGGACCGGGGCACTGCCGGGACACGCGGCGGGTGCTCGAGGCCTCGGGGCTCGCCGAGGTGCTGCGTCACGACAAGCTGACGTTCGTCGATCTCAACCGGCAACCGGGTTTCGTCACCCCGAACGCCGGCGGGCGCTCCGGACTGACCCGCCTGACGCTACCGCAGGCGCTCGTCGAGAGCGACCTCGTCGTCTCTCTCGCCAAGATGAAGACGCACCACTGGGCCGGTGTCACGCTGTCGATGAAGAACCTCTTCGGCGTGATGCCCGGCTCCTACTACGGCTGGCCGAAGAACGTGCTGCACTACGCCGGGCTGGAGGAGACGATCCTCGACATTACCGCCACCGTGCGACCGCAGTTGGCGATCGTCGACGGCATCGTCGGCATGGAAGGAGACGGGCCGATCATGGGCGACCCACGCCCGGCCGGCGTGCTCGTCGTCGGCCGTAACGCGACGGCGGTCGACGCCACCGCGGCGCGACTCATGGGCGTCGACCCGCTCCGCGTGCGCTATCTCGCCGCGGCCAACGGCTGGCTGGGACCGATCGACGCCGCGGCGATCGACCAGGTCGGGGAGCGACTCGCCGGCTTGGTCACCCCCTTCCGCCTCGTCGCGGCGATTCCGGGCATGCGCGGCCTCGCCGGGCCGGGCCTCGACTACTGA
- a CDS encoding cytidylate kinase-like family protein yields the protein MAGRKGLSGGPGAARAVERQLSNWELARAQRLTGPVERGADELDFICLSRMVGIDGREVAVPLARRLGWPLFDREVLDRMAGDDEVRRQIYRAMDEHDFKWWEAAMSPWVVGRFVLDDYFRRLGEAVLGLAQQSRCIFLGRGADLILPQGRGLRVRMVASLSTRIQSMAASRARTEAEARVAIEAEEHARLEYFRRHFHASPDDLLRHDLVVNLDRLSAAEVVDLVVAAHRHRAAPLAAGAAQ from the coding sequence ATGGCAGGGAGAAAGGGGCTCTCGGGAGGTCCGGGGGCGGCTCGTGCCGTGGAGCGTCAACTGAGCAACTGGGAGCTCGCCCGGGCCCAGCGGCTCACGGGGCCGGTCGAGCGGGGGGCGGACGAGCTCGACTTCATCTGCCTCTCGCGGATGGTCGGAATCGACGGGCGAGAGGTGGCCGTGCCGCTCGCGCGCCGGCTCGGTTGGCCGCTCTTCGACCGCGAGGTGCTCGACCGCATGGCGGGTGACGACGAGGTGCGCCGCCAGATCTACCGGGCGATGGACGAGCACGACTTCAAGTGGTGGGAGGCGGCGATGAGCCCCTGGGTCGTCGGCCGGTTCGTCCTGGACGACTACTTCCGCCGTCTCGGGGAAGCGGTGCTGGGTCTGGCGCAGCAGAGCCGCTGCATCTTCCTCGGCCGCGGGGCGGACCTGATCCTGCCTCAGGGGCGGGGCTTGCGGGTGCGGATGGTCGCCAGCCTGTCGACGCGCATCCAGTCGATGGCGGCGTCACGGGCGCGGACCGAGGCCGAGGCGCGGGTGGCGATCGAAGCCGAGGAGCATGCACGGCTCGAGTACTTCCGCCGCCACTTCCACGCCTCGCCCGACGATCTGCTGCGCCACGACCTGGTGGTGAATCTTGACCGGCTGAGCGCCGCCGAAGTCGTCGACCTCGTCGTCGCGGCGCATCGACACCGCGCCGCGCCGCTCGCTGCCGGGGCCGCTCAGTAG